The Akkermansiaceae bacterium genome has a window encoding:
- a CDS encoding sulfatase: MMAAPGYAQEQARPNVLMIIVDDLNDWTGHLGGHPQTRTPNMDRLAGQSVSFTNAHTPAPLCGPARTSMLSGLYPHSTGVYGHILDADLTKLEAMKGRQFLPGFFKSQGYKTLGVGKIYHITDGHHQFDEYGGIFDRMGPKPEQRFKYDPQKFGEGETQTDWGAFPESDEKMPDYKIAAWSVAKLGEQHSKPFFMTVGFLRPHVPWYVPPAWFKPFPTETTQLPPLKEDDLNDLPEFSRKLHAIPGMPPWHWMKEGERIAEAAAAYLACVHFVDAQVGKVLDALEKSPYADNTIVMLVSDHGYHLGEKHRWAKHSLWERALRVPMLVRAPGVKPAKVNQPVGLIDVFPTLVDLCGLPVPNNLDGLSVKPLMKASAEAGEKPWRHAVMSIYGRGNVSLRSEKYRYIHYQDGSEELYDMLADPNEWINLCHPTIKPELQTVVDDFRKRVPKSFKPWSPYSYANINPLFDEDIRRSRESTGSKP; encoded by the coding sequence ATGATGGCGGCACCCGGCTATGCGCAGGAACAGGCACGCCCCAATGTGCTGATGATCATCGTGGATGACCTGAACGACTGGACCGGGCACCTCGGCGGCCATCCGCAGACGCGCACACCTAACATGGACCGCCTGGCGGGCCAGAGCGTTTCATTCACCAACGCCCACACCCCGGCGCCGCTGTGTGGTCCGGCAAGAACGTCGATGCTCTCCGGGCTCTACCCCCACAGCACCGGTGTCTATGGCCACATTCTCGATGCTGATCTAACAAAGCTGGAGGCGATGAAAGGCCGCCAATTCCTGCCCGGGTTTTTCAAGAGCCAGGGGTATAAAACCCTGGGTGTCGGGAAAATTTACCACATCACCGATGGTCATCATCAGTTTGATGAATACGGCGGTATCTTCGACCGCATGGGGCCGAAACCGGAGCAGAGGTTCAAGTACGACCCGCAGAAATTCGGCGAGGGTGAAACGCAAACCGACTGGGGAGCATTCCCTGAGAGCGATGAGAAAATGCCCGACTACAAAATCGCCGCCTGGTCGGTGGCCAAGCTCGGTGAGCAACACAGCAAACCGTTTTTTATGACCGTCGGTTTTCTCCGCCCCCATGTCCCCTGGTATGTTCCCCCGGCGTGGTTCAAACCATTTCCCACTGAAACCACCCAACTGCCGCCACTCAAGGAGGACGATCTGAATGACCTCCCGGAGTTTAGCCGGAAGCTGCACGCGATCCCCGGGATGCCGCCGTGGCATTGGATGAAAGAGGGTGAGCGGATTGCTGAGGCCGCCGCCGCCTATCTCGCCTGTGTGCATTTTGTGGACGCCCAGGTCGGCAAGGTGCTCGACGCCCTGGAGAAGAGTCCCTACGCGGACAATACCATCGTGATGCTGGTCAGCGACCACGGCTACCATCTCGGTGAGAAACATCGCTGGGCAAAACACTCACTGTGGGAGCGGGCGTTGCGGGTGCCGATGCTGGTGCGTGCTCCGGGGGTGAAACCTGCCAAAGTAAACCAGCCGGTCGGCTTGATCGACGTGTTCCCCACCCTGGTGGATCTCTGCGGCTTGCCGGTTCCTAACAATCTCGACGGCCTGAGCGTCAAGCCGTTGATGAAAGCTTCGGCCGAAGCGGGGGAAAAACCATGGCGGCACGCGGTGATGAGTATTTACGGTCGGGGGAACGTTTCCCTCCGATCGGAAAAGTATCGTTATATTCACTATCAGGACGGCTCGGAGGAACTTTACGACATGCTCGCCGATCCGAACGAGTGGATCAATCTCTGCCACCCGACGATCAAGCCGGAGCTGCAAACCGTGGTGGACGATTTTAGAAAACGCGTGCCCAAGTCCTTCAAACCGTGGTCGCCCTACTCCTACGCCAACATCAACCCCTTGTTTGATGAGGACATCCGCCGTTCACGCGAAAGCACCGGAAGCAAACCATAA
- a CDS encoding sulfatase-like hydrolase/transferase, whose amino-acid sequence MKNTCLTILVLACSAGYAFADEPERKPNIIMVLADDQGYADMGCSEFAKKDVSTPALDKLATEGTRFTQAYSSAPICNASRAGLITGVHQARMGVYWYVNPGIKDTRFQTIPEALKKAGYATGYVGKVHYGSGAPDARDFPTNHGFDYYFGFMGGRKHYMLHDDADEARFLELQKKAGRKTDNPVARKGGLTKFESLKMGAMWENKAKVNTRGLSTEIFGGKARDFITQHKDEPFYLQLSFNAVHNFTHQLPEDYKKAHGITGIIQDWDPAKEEYLDWYRKARFPNNPEGRATYLAHLHFLDLEIGRLSKHLETLGLKENTLVVYISDNGGSTPIYADNSPLRGSKYTLYEGGIRVPMIVRWPGKAPAGRVDAAVVSTLDLFPMICTAAGVKSTNRFDGQDLTGFFHRKQPSVPERTLVWDSGHEYAVRAGNWKYHVVNDTKDAELEMVKLEKGEFLYDLQSDPGETKNLAKENPGKLAEMKRIYQAWKKQMPEQ is encoded by the coding sequence ATGAAAAACACCTGCCTCACCATTCTCGTCCTCGCCTGCTCAGCGGGTTACGCATTTGCTGATGAACCGGAGCGTAAGCCCAACATCATTATGGTGTTGGCCGACGACCAGGGTTACGCCGACATGGGCTGTTCCGAGTTCGCTAAAAAAGATGTCAGCACTCCCGCCCTGGACAAACTGGCAACGGAGGGAACCCGCTTCACCCAGGCATACAGCAGCGCCCCTATCTGCAACGCCTCCCGCGCGGGCCTGATTACCGGAGTGCATCAGGCGCGTATGGGTGTGTATTGGTATGTCAACCCGGGCATCAAGGACACACGTTTCCAAACGATCCCGGAGGCACTGAAAAAAGCGGGTTATGCCACCGGCTACGTCGGTAAGGTCCACTACGGCAGCGGCGCGCCCGACGCCCGCGACTTCCCGACGAACCATGGCTTCGACTACTACTTCGGATTCATGGGCGGCAGAAAACACTACATGCTGCACGACGATGCCGACGAGGCACGCTTCCTGGAACTTCAGAAAAAGGCGGGGCGCAAGACTGATAACCCGGTGGCACGCAAAGGCGGTCTGACGAAGTTTGAATCGCTGAAAATGGGCGCCATGTGGGAGAACAAAGCCAAGGTCAACACCAGAGGGCTTTCAACCGAAATCTTCGGCGGCAAAGCCCGCGATTTCATCACCCAACACAAGGACGAGCCCTTCTACCTCCAGCTCTCATTCAACGCCGTGCACAACTTCACCCACCAGCTTCCCGAGGACTACAAAAAGGCGCACGGCATCACCGGTATCATCCAGGACTGGGACCCCGCCAAGGAGGAATACCTCGACTGGTATCGCAAGGCGCGCTTCCCTAACAACCCCGAAGGCCGCGCCACCTACCTTGCCCACCTGCATTTCCTCGACCTGGAAATCGGCCGACTCTCCAAGCACCTTGAAACCCTCGGATTGAAAGAGAACACCCTGGTCGTTTACATCAGCGACAACGGTGGCTCGACGCCGATCTATGCCGACAACTCACCGCTGCGCGGCAGCAAGTACACGCTATACGAGGGGGGGATCCGCGTGCCGATGATCGTGCGCTGGCCCGGCAAGGCGCCCGCAGGCCGGGTGGATGCCGCCGTGGTTTCGACCCTCGATCTCTTTCCCATGATCTGCACCGCGGCGGGGGTAAAGTCCACCAACCGGTTCGACGGTCAGGATCTGACGGGATTTTTCCATCGCAAACAACCCTCGGTGCCCGAGCGCACCCTGGTCTGGGACAGCGGCCACGAGTACGCCGTGCGCGCGGGCAACTGGAAATACCACGTCGTCAACGATACCAAGGACGCCGAACTCGAGATGGTGAAGCTGGAAAAAGGGGAGTTCCTCTACGACCTGCAAAGCGACCCGGGGGAGACCAAAAACCTGGCCAAAGAAAACCCCGGCAAACTCGCCGAGATGAAACGCATTTATCAGGCGTGGAAAAAACAAATGCCTGAGCAGTAA
- a CDS encoding iron ABC transporter permease yields the protein MNRTAAISITTIVVLIFGVFFLYPVGMTLAVAFENEQGGFTFDYIIGVFSNPVYVEGLWNSLMMGVFSTLLSLMIAFPLALASHRWLFPGKKWLGVLILAPLVLPPFVGAVGIKQILGVSGSLNALLIDLGLMSADQPADWLGEGRFWGVVVMNALHLYPILYMNIAATLSHLDPAMEQAAQNLGCPPWRRLRKITLPLCMPGIFAGSAIVFIWSFTELGVPLVFDYTRVASVQVYDGIKDLNANPMPYALVGIMLIISATVFAVSKVVLGRTGLGSAPRPKSHDSEKALSGWKGWAVSVGFISVFCIASVPHLGVLLLSVTGDWYGTILPESMTTAHYSEALGHPLVVPSIKNSLIYASGSTLLDIVLGTAIAWVVVRSTIRGRVILDAVMMLPLAVPGLVLAFGYIAVTEKGQPLHWMVGDAGNPIFLLVAAYAVRRLPYVVRAAVAGLQQSNIALEEAARSLGATPLRTLKRVGVPLIGANLVAGGILAFAFAMLEVSDSLILAQQAEHYPITKAIYSLLSTLGNGHELASALGVWAMVFLGISIMGAFVILGKRGGSIFRM from the coding sequence ATTTAGCAATCCCGTCTACGTCGAGGGATTGTGGAACTCGCTGATGATGGGGGTTTTTAGCACTTTGCTATCGTTGATGATTGCATTCCCGCTGGCACTTGCATCACATCGCTGGCTTTTTCCCGGGAAAAAATGGCTGGGTGTCCTGATCCTCGCACCGCTGGTGTTGCCTCCATTTGTGGGGGCGGTGGGCATCAAACAAATTCTCGGTGTCAGCGGCTCACTCAACGCCTTGCTCATTGACCTGGGATTGATGAGCGCGGACCAACCGGCAGATTGGCTCGGCGAGGGCAGGTTCTGGGGCGTGGTCGTCATGAATGCGCTGCACCTCTACCCGATCCTCTACATGAACATCGCCGCGACACTCTCGCACCTCGATCCGGCGATGGAACAGGCGGCGCAGAACCTCGGCTGCCCGCCCTGGCGGCGGCTTCGGAAAATCACCCTGCCGCTTTGTATGCCGGGAATTTTTGCTGGCTCTGCCATTGTCTTCATCTGGTCGTTTACCGAGCTGGGGGTGCCTCTGGTCTTTGATTACACCCGGGTAGCCTCTGTGCAGGTTTATGATGGCATCAAGGATCTGAATGCCAACCCGATGCCCTACGCTCTGGTGGGTATCATGCTGATTATTTCCGCAACCGTGTTCGCCGTCTCCAAGGTTGTGTTAGGGAGGACAGGCCTGGGCTCAGCACCACGACCCAAATCCCACGACAGTGAGAAAGCTCTCTCGGGATGGAAAGGCTGGGCGGTGTCGGTTGGTTTTATCTCAGTATTCTGTATCGCCAGCGTGCCGCACCTCGGGGTGCTGCTTCTCTCGGTGACCGGCGATTGGTATGGCACTATCCTCCCGGAGTCGATGACCACCGCGCACTATAGCGAGGCGCTCGGTCATCCGCTGGTGGTGCCCTCGATCAAAAACAGCCTGATCTACGCGTCCGGCTCGACATTGTTGGATATTGTTCTCGGCACCGCCATCGCCTGGGTGGTGGTGCGCAGCACCATCCGCGGCAGGGTGATCCTGGATGCGGTGATGATGCTGCCGCTCGCCGTGCCGGGTTTGGTTCTCGCCTTCGGATACATCGCCGTCACCGAGAAAGGCCAGCCGCTGCACTGGATGGTTGGGGACGCGGGAAACCCGATCTTTTTACTCGTCGCCGCCTATGCCGTTAGGCGGCTGCCCTACGTGGTGCGTGCCGCTGTGGCGGGCCTGCAGCAGAGCAACATCGCTCTCGAAGAAGCGGCGCGGTCGCTTGGTGCCACACCCCTGCGCACCCTCAAACGCGTTGGCGTTCCCCTCATCGGCGCCAACCTCGTGGCGGGCGGAATCCTCGCCTTCGCCTTTGCGATGCTGGAGGTGTCCGACAGCCTGATCCTCGCCCAACAGGCGGAGCACTACCCGATCACTAAGGCCATTTACTCCCTTCTGAGTACCCTGGGAAATGGCCACGAACTCGCGTCCGCCCTCGGTGTCTGGGCGATGGTCTTCCTCGGCATCTCGATCATGGGTGCCTTCGTTATCCTTGGGAAGCGCGGCGGCAGTATCTTCCGGATGTAG